The Desulfobacterales bacterium genome has a segment encoding these proteins:
- a CDS encoding helix-turn-helix transcriptional regulator, producing the protein MSIKKMHSEYLFDDKVGDRIKAIRKSTFPSQKAFADYFGINQGHLSKIERGVIKPSPVIIRSICFAFGKNAEWLASGQGIEHSASITDDEMYQIMDNAEDLSRDQILSLLEKTEHILRKVISNIGTVHLSRFILNKNDIDLMTAKKRIENAATYLKDSIGELAVK; encoded by the coding sequence ATGTCAATAAAAAAAATGCACAGTGAATATTTGTTCGACGATAAAGTGGGGGATAGGATTAAAGCCATAAGAAAATCCACCTTCCCATCCCAAAAAGCTTTTGCTGATTATTTCGGGATAAACCAAGGTCACCTATCAAAAATTGAACGGGGGGTCATCAAACCCTCACCTGTAATCATTAGATCGATCTGCTTTGCTTTTGGAAAGAATGCAGAATGGTTGGCTTCTGGGCAAGGTATAGAGCACAGCGCATCTATTACAGACGATGAAATGTATCAGATTATGGATAACGCAGAAGATTTGTCTCGTGACCAGATTTTGTCACTGCTTGAAAAGACAGAACACATACTTAGAAAGGTTATAAGCAACATCGGCACCGTTCATTTGTCACGCTTCATCCTTAATAAAAACGATATCGACTTAATGACCGCCAAAAAAAGGATAGAAAACGCAGCAACCTACTTAAAAGACTCCATAGGTGAACTTGCGGTTAAATAA
- a CDS encoding transposase domain-containing protein: MNKGEAITSVSEATGKSPKTLDRWLGRVKGLHRSDWLPALLPDHQGCQVEADIPPQAWMYFKADYLRVEKPSAQSVYDRTCRASTYNGWGDLPSIKTFMRKLKREINRSVLVLAREGEEALSRSYPAQERDRSVFHALQAVNADGHKFDVFVRFPDGEICRPVMVSFQDVYSGKTLSWRVAKTENTDTIRLAFGDVVEKYGIPEEAYLDNGRGFASKWLTGGLPNRYRFKIKAEDPIGIMVQLAIAIHWCTVYHGQAKPIERDFRDKCDRTAKHPRFAGAYTGNKPDAKPENYGSKAIPLEDFLKVLDQEIIHDNARQGRRSKVCAGRSFDNVFSESYTKSVIRKGTEEQRRLWLLAAEGVMASRQDGSITFLNNRYYCDELAQYAGSKVVARFDPDNLHGSVFVETLEGLFIGKADCVQAAGFNDSQAAREHNRQRNRFKRAVKEQLKAECSMTAIEAANLLPDVDPPEAPISTVIQPEFKMAVGSDISPEQAREYFKIGFKEFHEQEKSELG; the protein is encoded by the coding sequence ATGAATAAGGGCGAAGCCATAACATCGGTTTCCGAGGCTACCGGCAAAAGCCCAAAGACCCTTGACCGCTGGCTTGGCCGAGTAAAGGGGCTGCACCGGTCGGACTGGCTTCCGGCGTTACTTCCGGATCATCAGGGGTGCCAGGTGGAAGCGGATATACCGCCACAAGCATGGATGTATTTCAAGGCGGACTATCTCCGGGTTGAAAAACCATCGGCACAATCCGTTTACGATAGAACCTGCCGGGCATCGACATATAATGGATGGGGTGATCTTCCTTCAATTAAAACCTTCATGCGAAAGCTTAAACGCGAGATCAACCGGTCTGTTTTGGTTCTGGCGCGAGAGGGCGAGGAAGCCTTGAGCCGGTCCTACCCGGCACAAGAAAGAGATAGGAGCGTTTTCCATGCGCTTCAGGCCGTCAATGCCGATGGGCACAAGTTTGACGTTTTTGTTCGGTTTCCCGATGGCGAAATATGCCGCCCGGTCATGGTGTCTTTTCAAGATGTATATTCCGGAAAGACCTTGAGCTGGCGAGTGGCGAAAACGGAGAATACGGACACCATCCGGCTCGCATTCGGGGATGTCGTTGAAAAGTATGGGATACCAGAAGAAGCCTATTTAGATAACGGGCGCGGTTTCGCTTCGAAATGGTTGACCGGCGGGCTTCCGAATCGATACAGGTTTAAAATAAAGGCGGAAGATCCCATTGGGATTATGGTCCAACTCGCCATCGCCATTCATTGGTGCACGGTCTATCATGGCCAGGCAAAACCCATTGAGCGAGATTTCCGCGACAAGTGCGACAGAACCGCCAAACACCCACGGTTTGCCGGGGCCTACACCGGTAACAAGCCGGATGCGAAACCGGAAAACTACGGATCAAAAGCGATCCCACTGGAAGATTTTCTCAAAGTTCTGGATCAGGAGATCATCCACGATAACGCCAGGCAGGGTCGCCGGTCAAAAGTTTGCGCCGGTCGAAGCTTCGATAATGTCTTTAGCGAATCCTATACCAAGTCGGTTATCCGAAAAGGCACCGAAGAACAGCGCCGTTTATGGTTGCTTGCGGCTGAGGGCGTCATGGCATCCCGCCAGGACGGAAGCATAACGTTTTTGAACAACCGATATTATTGTGACGAATTGGCCCAATATGCCGGATCAAAAGTAGTTGCCCGATTCGATCCGGATAACCTTCATGGAAGCGTTTTCGTTGAAACCCTTGAAGGCCTTTTTATCGGAAAGGCTGATTGTGTTCAGGCTGCCGGATTCAATGACAGTCAGGCCGCAAGGGAACATAACCGTCAACGCAACCGTTTCAAACGGGCGGTAAAAGAACAACTCAAGGCTGAATGTTCCATGACAGCAATCGAAGCGGCAAACCTATTGCCGGACGTCGATCCACCGGAAGCGCCGATTTCAACAGTTATTCAACCTGAATTTAAGATGGCGGTGGGGTCCGATATATCGCCGGAACAAGCCCGTGAATATTTCAAAATTGGTTTCAAAGAATTTCACGAACAAGAAAAAAGTGAACTGGGATAA
- a CDS encoding AAA family ATPase, translating to MTEVLSTKDKVKRLMDEQSVSQNQIARESGISASAISGYLKGSYAGDTSSVEDKLEKWLLSSQKRAQQKRSFLPIPEWISLPTSERVLEVLQYAHHAGDIGVIYGASGVGKTYTLKHYEEKNPNVWVCVMTPAHAGVSPCLEEIAFALDMKGVSGRSARLLREIIRRVRDTNGLLVIDEAQHLLPSAIEVIRSIHDATGIGVVLCGNESVYARLTGGARTATFAQLFSRIGKRLKIIKPVKGDIFGIAGAFGVENGKAQQAVLEIGRKPGGLRGVVKTLRLAVVISAGAGREIDESIIKAAWCDLSGDAGDNAGRHNGGGV from the coding sequence ATGACGGAAGTACTGTCAACAAAAGATAAAGTGAAGCGGCTCATGGATGAACAGAGCGTTTCACAAAACCAGATCGCCAGGGAATCTGGCATATCGGCATCGGCCATATCCGGATATTTAAAAGGATCGTATGCCGGGGACACATCGTCCGTCGAGGATAAGCTTGAAAAATGGCTTTTATCAAGCCAGAAGCGGGCGCAACAAAAACGATCATTTTTGCCCATTCCGGAATGGATTAGTCTTCCCACGTCTGAAAGGGTACTTGAAGTTTTGCAATATGCTCATCATGCCGGAGATATAGGCGTCATTTATGGCGCTTCGGGAGTTGGTAAAACCTATACGCTGAAGCATTATGAGGAAAAAAACCCGAATGTATGGGTTTGCGTTATGACCCCGGCCCACGCCGGGGTTTCTCCATGTCTTGAAGAAATCGCTTTCGCATTGGATATGAAAGGAGTCTCCGGAAGGTCCGCGAGGCTTCTTCGTGAGATCATAAGAAGAGTAAGAGACACCAACGGTCTTTTGGTAATTGATGAAGCGCAACACCTTCTCCCATCAGCTATTGAAGTAATCCGGTCAATTCATGATGCTACCGGGATAGGCGTTGTGTTGTGCGGAAACGAATCTGTTTATGCCAGGCTTACCGGTGGCGCAAGGACGGCAACCTTTGCTCAGCTTTTTTCGAGGATCGGAAAGCGGTTGAAAATAATCAAGCCGGTAAAGGGCGATATTTTTGGCATCGCCGGGGCGTTTGGCGTTGAAAATGGAAAAGCACAACAGGCCGTTTTGGAAATAGGAAGGAAGCCGGGCGGATTGCGAGGCGTTGTTAAAACGCTACGGCTTGCAGTGGTGATATCGGCAGGGGCAGGGAGAGAAATAGACGAAAGCATTATCAAGGCCGCATGGTGCGACCTTTCCGGTGATGCGGGGGATAATGCAGGGCGTCATAACGGTGGAGGTGTTTGA
- a CDS encoding regulatory protein GemA, which yields MKSEEAKKTDPRRRELALIHIGKKQLGFDDKFYRKIIKDVGQAESGSARDLDEAGRKAVLIHLKRMGVSFVHKSARASGMHIKPSEDRAPQLSKIGAILADLKYPWAYADGMARNMFGVKKVRWLKPDQLQKLIVALIYHQKRRRCA from the coding sequence ATGAAGTCGGAAGAAGCAAAAAAAACAGATCCGAGAAGGCGCGAGTTGGCATTGATCCATATCGGAAAAAAGCAACTCGGTTTTGATGACAAGTTTTACCGAAAAATTATCAAGGATGTTGGCCAAGCTGAGAGCGGAAGCGCCAGGGATTTGGATGAGGCGGGCCGCAAAGCTGTTTTGATTCACTTAAAAAGGATGGGGGTCAGTTTCGTCCATAAATCCGCAAGGGCATCCGGTATGCATATAAAGCCTTCAGAAGACAGGGCTCCACAGCTTTCCAAAATCGGGGCTATCCTTGCCGATCTGAAATATCCATGGGCGTATGCGGATGGAATGGCACGGAACATGTTTGGCGTGAAAAAGGTGCGATGGTTGAAACCCGACCAGCTTCAAAAGCTGATTGTTGCCTTAATTTATCATCAAAAAAGAAGGAGATGTGCGTGA
- a CDS encoding DNA-binding protein produces the protein MLNKAGLPVRASYRRSEVCAVLGCSTRLFWSLLDRYEKDPETGSPLRPDSLGSYMFGRERRVTFDELEDYLRRNDTFHRKYALNPR, from the coding sequence ATGCTTAACAAAGCCGGGTTGCCCGTCCGGGCGAGTTATCGCCGGTCTGAGGTGTGTGCGGTGCTGGGGTGTAGCACCCGGCTTTTTTGGTCACTTCTGGATCGCTACGAAAAGGACCCGGAAACAGGTTCACCCCTGCGCCCGGACAGTCTTGGCAGCTATATGTTCGGACGTGAGAGGCGGGTTACGTTCGATGAGCTGGAGGATTATTTGAGAAGGAACGACACCTTTCACCGCAAATATGCACTTAACCCACGGTAA
- a CDS encoding helix-turn-helix transcriptional regulator encodes MKKTVSKASRMIRDARVKKGWTQLQIGKMMGHNYGNFIGMIESGASQVPFDMIPQLCSLLDLDPKKLLREVMLCRHPELAKYL; translated from the coding sequence ATGAAAAAAACTGTATCTAAAGCATCCAGAATGATACGTGATGCGAGGGTCAAAAAGGGTTGGACCCAATTGCAGATCGGGAAAATGATGGGGCACAACTACGGCAATTTCATAGGAATGATTGAAAGCGGCGCTTCGCAGGTGCCATTTGATATGATCCCACAATTATGCTCTCTGCTTGATTTGGATCCGAAAAAATTGTTGAGAGAGGTGATGCTCTGCCGGCATCCGGAATTGGCTAAATATTTGTAA
- a CDS encoding DnaJ domain-containing protein → METFDYYGVLGVSPTATAKEIKDAYRKLAFEFHPDRNEKNPENAEKMKTINEAYAVLSNEQKRNEYDVLRHQFGGSATGRFRKSYSQQDIFQGSDVQQIFEEVAKAFGLRGVDEIFRDFYGPAYRKFTVNRPGVRFSGFMFTGRPGNASSNASKSPLIGNVFGKLPRMVIKQLFGVGLPQNGADLSDTIHISGELAGQGGPYAYFHRKLAKKLVVKIPPGTRDGQKIRLSGMGAEGKDGGTSGDLYLKVKVKIPWQQKIKRLLGGGRYGLTRKW, encoded by the coding sequence ATGGAAACCTTTGATTATTACGGCGTGCTGGGGGTTTCCCCCACGGCAACCGCCAAAGAAATAAAGGATGCCTATCGAAAACTGGCATTTGAATTTCACCCGGACCGCAACGAGAAGAACCCCGAGAATGCCGAAAAGATGAAAACGATCAACGAGGCTTATGCGGTGCTCTCAAACGAACAAAAACGCAATGAATACGATGTGCTGCGTCATCAGTTCGGCGGGTCCGCCACCGGACGGTTTCGGAAAAGTTACAGCCAGCAGGATATATTCCAGGGCTCGGATGTGCAGCAGATTTTCGAGGAGGTGGCAAAAGCCTTCGGGCTTCGCGGCGTAGATGAAATTTTCAGGGATTTTTACGGGCCCGCATACCGAAAGTTTACCGTCAACAGACCGGGGGTTCGTTTCAGCGGATTCATGTTTACGGGCAGGCCAGGCAATGCGTCGTCAAATGCCTCGAAAAGCCCGTTGATCGGAAACGTTTTCGGGAAATTGCCCCGCATGGTCATAAAGCAGTTGTTCGGTGTGGGGCTGCCGCAAAACGGGGCGGATCTCTCCGATACCATTCACATCTCCGGCGAGTTGGCCGGCCAGGGGGGCCCCTATGCCTATTTTCACCGGAAACTGGCCAAAAAGCTTGTGGTAAAGATTCCGCCCGGCACACGCGATGGTCAAAAAATCAGGCTGTCGGGAATGGGCGCGGAGGGAAAGGACGGCGGCACGTCCGGTGACTTGTACCTGAAAGTAAAGGTCAAGATTCCCTGGCAGCAAAAGATCAAGCGGCTGCTCGGTGGCGGGCGGTATGGTCTTACGCGAAAGTGGTAA
- a CDS encoding 2-oxoacid:acceptor oxidoreductase family protein: protein MDPFNIYLIGVGGQGIGLLSEVILRAADHAGHPVKGVDTHGLAQRGGIVKSQVRIGAEANSPLIMRGAADLVVALERHEALRGMNSALRDKGTLLYYNTVWQPLAVRLNRAEEVGEETIQKACAQRNIRVITVFQEDLTDARMQNIVLLAHIDKLRLIPKISTPHYHSAMSDLMDGRMLEKNRALFDALRG, encoded by the coding sequence ATGGATCCATTCAACATATATCTGATCGGTGTGGGCGGCCAGGGCATCGGGCTGCTCAGTGAAGTGATTTTGAGGGCTGCGGATCACGCGGGCCATCCGGTAAAGGGCGTGGACACCCATGGCCTGGCCCAGCGGGGCGGTATCGTCAAGTCCCAGGTGCGAATCGGTGCCGAAGCAAACAGCCCCTTGATCATGCGAGGCGCCGCAGACCTGGTCGTGGCGCTGGAGCGGCATGAAGCTTTGCGCGGAATGAATTCGGCCCTTCGGGACAAAGGTACCCTGTTGTATTATAATACGGTCTGGCAACCCCTTGCGGTTCGCCTGAACCGGGCTGAAGAAGTTGGTGAAGAGACAATTCAAAAAGCGTGCGCGCAACGCAATATTCGGGTCATAACGGTTTTCCAGGAGGATTTAACCGATGCCCGCATGCAAAATATCGTTCTTCTCGCCCATATCGATAAGCTGAGATTGATTCCCAAAATATCAACCCCCCATTACCATAGCGCCATGTCGGATTTGATGGATGGCCGCATGCTTGAGAAAAACCGCGCGCTTTTTGACGCGCTAAGAGGATAA
- a CDS encoding thiamine pyrophosphate-dependent enzyme has protein sequence MKLMGDMLLGKEPFSEIVMGNTALVRAMIEAGTRVVTSYPGSPTPEIATAIAGIPKDSRPFYFEFSVNEKVATEVAYGAAINGHLSTVFFKSVGLNVAADTFVQLSHMNIIGGMVVVLGDDPGANSSQNEQDNRHLAHLSYTPVLEPATPAEVYRFYKTAAALSREKAMPVILRLTTHVCHQKEKVVFDAWAPSLVDDTPRFDAKNGPYIPIAAELVHPMKRRALERLNSIQATADTLGVDRLIQHGNSHRGVITMGLAFLSLMDVLTGAESKPDILKLGLVHPLPRAAIVEFLKSHREVKVLEELDNLVGKEIKGIAYDEKIDVKIITKLDLEEWIGEYTPDKVDGLMRNTWPDLLPERPPLPVETVPAPWRPPQMCPGCGHRSAFHAIRQALKEEDITVADIGCHTLGFLPPHEMGTALMCMGASTSIGAGLSLFNTSRKVVAFLGDSTFFHAGIPGVINALFNKHDLTLILMENGTTAMTGHQDHAACGRNFNDATDRIPVRQVLTGLGVKKIYETDTYQQAQLVELVKTAIGDGGFSVVIARHPCMLKFTREQRRKPDYRLRQVAIDQNKCEQIYACVAQFGCPTFTRLSDGKVQVNKDLCIGDGSCLKTCPTGAIKTPKVVSQG, from the coding sequence ATGAAACTGATGGGAGATATGCTGCTTGGAAAGGAGCCGTTTTCGGAAATCGTGATGGGCAACACGGCCCTGGTTCGTGCCATGATTGAGGCCGGAACGCGGGTCGTAACCTCTTATCCGGGCTCCCCGACGCCCGAGATTGCAACGGCAATAGCGGGCATTCCCAAGGATAGCCGGCCGTTTTATTTTGAATTTTCCGTCAATGAAAAAGTGGCGACGGAAGTGGCCTACGGGGCAGCGATCAACGGGCATCTGTCCACGGTATTTTTTAAGAGTGTCGGGCTCAATGTCGCAGCCGATACCTTTGTGCAGCTCTCCCATATGAATATTATCGGCGGCATGGTGGTGGTGCTGGGGGATGATCCGGGCGCCAATTCCTCTCAAAATGAGCAGGATAATCGGCACCTTGCTCATTTGAGTTACACCCCCGTGTTAGAGCCGGCAACGCCCGCCGAAGTCTACCGGTTTTATAAAACGGCGGCGGCGCTTTCCCGGGAAAAAGCCATGCCGGTCATTTTAAGGTTAACGACGCATGTGTGCCATCAAAAGGAAAAAGTCGTGTTTGACGCATGGGCACCCTCGCTGGTTGATGACACACCAAGGTTTGATGCCAAAAACGGCCCCTATATACCGATTGCCGCCGAGTTGGTGCATCCCATGAAACGGCGGGCGCTGGAGCGGTTGAATTCCATTCAAGCCACAGCGGACACCCTGGGGGTGGACCGGTTGATTCAGCACGGGAATTCGCATCGGGGCGTCATCACCATGGGGCTTGCGTTTTTATCCCTCATGGATGTGTTGACCGGGGCCGAATCAAAACCGGATATTCTGAAACTCGGTCTGGTGCATCCCTTGCCCAGGGCGGCTATCGTTGAATTTTTGAAGTCTCACCGTGAGGTTAAGGTCCTTGAGGAACTCGATAATCTTGTGGGTAAGGAAATCAAGGGCATCGCTTATGATGAAAAAATCGATGTCAAGATTATCACCAAATTGGACCTGGAAGAATGGATCGGGGAATATACGCCGGACAAAGTCGATGGGCTGATGCGAAATACCTGGCCGGATTTACTGCCCGAAAGGCCTCCCCTGCCGGTCGAAACGGTTCCCGCCCCCTGGCGGCCGCCCCAGATGTGTCCCGGATGCGGGCATCGAAGCGCCTTTCATGCCATTCGCCAAGCGCTTAAAGAGGAGGATATCACGGTGGCCGATATCGGGTGCCACACGCTCGGTTTTCTGCCACCTCATGAAATGGGCACAGCGCTCATGTGCATGGGGGCCTCCACCAGTATCGGCGCCGGCCTGAGCCTGTTCAACACATCTCGAAAGGTGGTCGCATTCCTGGGAGACTCGACCTTTTTTCATGCGGGGATTCCCGGGGTTATCAATGCGTTATTCAATAAACACGATCTGACCCTGATTCTGATGGAAAACGGCACCACCGCAATGACCGGCCACCAGGATCATGCGGCGTGCGGCCGGAATTTCAATGATGCGACGGACCGGATACCCGTGCGCCAGGTGCTGACGGGGTTAGGCGTAAAGAAAATCTATGAAACCGACACCTATCAACAAGCACAATTGGTGGAGCTGGTGAAAACAGCGATCGGGGACGGTGGGTTCAGCGTGGTCATCGCGCGGCATCCCTGCATGTTGAAATTTACCCGGGAGCAGCGGCGCAAACCGGATTATCGGCTTCGCCAGGTGGCGATTGATCAGAACAAATGTGAGCAAATTTACGCCTGCGTGGCACAATTTGGCTGCCCCACTTTTACACGCCTTTCAGACGGAAAGGTTCAGGTCAACAAGGATCTGTGTATCGGTGACGGCTCCTGTTTGAAGACCTGCCCGACCGGTGCGATAAAGACGCCAAAGGTGGTAAGTCAGGGCTGA
- a CDS encoding OmpA family protein yields the protein MYRSFYGLQHKPFQISSDPKFLWLGEQHQEALAILKYGILDNRGFLLLTGDVGTGKTTLINALVNSLGPDILVAHIPDPGLAEMDFFNYIASAFRMEEQFASKGAFLVRFRTFLEKAYTSRKQVLLIVDEAQRLGTTLLEEIRLLSNIELQQSKLINIFFVGQDEFNDILSRNENRALRQRMTLNYHIDPLSEEETYQFIRFRLKIAGTEKKIFTAQAASEIFSFSNGYPRLINILCDHALLTGYVKGITTLDAGIITECGKELRLPKRKADNPKPAMPVAAAIPAPLPAPAPAPQRHRSPAFIVSFFLLFILVVVFFYAYEQKDIWAALHRGIDRLAYVMTGELKQLDSVHIPPVATTPASEGIAISPLPAEKAPPVTAPVAPVPVPVPSDQTAATTVSPTVGSVAPVSPTPAHDAASAAVPAQLPAQRLDSPQPSQEVPVAVPEIESPLVVRFKFNANDLSQEAYETLNRLAAYLKAMPTANIIIKGYTDAYGSYGYNLSLSNFRANIVKNYLAGHGVDALRMTTLGLGSRDPMDTNETPAGRNANRRVEIEVQTP from the coding sequence ATGTATCGCTCCTTTTACGGATTACAGCATAAGCCGTTTCAAATCTCTTCCGATCCAAAGTTTCTCTGGCTCGGGGAGCAGCATCAGGAGGCCCTGGCCATATTAAAATACGGCATCCTGGATAACCGGGGCTTTTTGTTGCTCACCGGGGATGTGGGAACCGGCAAGACCACCCTGATTAACGCCCTGGTCAACAGCCTCGGGCCGGATATTCTGGTGGCCCATATACCGGATCCCGGACTGGCAGAGATGGATTTTTTTAATTATATCGCCAGTGCCTTTCGCATGGAGGAGCAATTTGCCAGCAAGGGCGCCTTTCTGGTCCGGTTTCGCACCTTTCTTGAAAAAGCCTATACGAGCCGCAAACAGGTGTTGCTCATTGTGGATGAGGCCCAGCGCCTGGGGACGACATTGTTGGAGGAGATACGGCTGCTGTCCAATATCGAGCTACAACAGTCCAAGCTGATCAATATTTTCTTCGTGGGCCAGGATGAATTTAACGATATTTTGTCCCGGAACGAAAATCGGGCTCTTCGCCAGAGAATGACCCTCAATTATCATATCGATCCACTCAGCGAAGAAGAAACGTATCAATTCATTCGGTTCAGATTAAAAATCGCCGGTACGGAAAAGAAGATCTTTACCGCGCAGGCAGCCAGTGAAATATTCTCCTTTTCCAATGGGTATCCCAGGCTGATCAATATTCTTTGCGATCATGCCCTGTTAACCGGATATGTTAAAGGGATAACGACCCTGGATGCCGGAATCATCACGGAATGCGGCAAGGAGTTGCGGCTGCCCAAACGCAAAGCGGACAATCCCAAGCCGGCAATGCCAGTGGCGGCAGCGATCCCTGCGCCGTTGCCCGCACCCGCACCTGCACCACAAAGACACCGTTCTCCGGCATTCATCGTTTCATTTTTTCTGCTGTTTATTTTGGTGGTCGTATTCTTTTATGCGTATGAGCAAAAGGATATTTGGGCCGCGCTGCATCGGGGGATCGACCGGTTGGCATATGTTATGACCGGCGAATTGAAACAACTTGATTCCGTCCATATACCGCCTGTCGCGACGACACCGGCTTCCGAAGGAATCGCTATTTCCCCTTTGCCCGCGGAAAAAGCGCCCCCGGTGACTGCGCCTGTTGCCCCGGTTCCGGTTCCGGTTCCGTCGGATCAGACGGCAGCGACAACTGTTTCACCCACCGTGGGTTCGGTCGCACCGGTTTCACCAACTCCGGCGCACGATGCGGCAAGCGCGGCGGTGCCAGCCCAATTGCCGGCACAACGGTTGGATTCCCCGCAGCCGTCCCAAGAGGTGCCGGTTGCTGTACCCGAGATCGAATCGCCTTTAGTGGTAAGGTTTAAATTCAATGCCAATGATTTGTCGCAGGAAGCCTATGAAACACTGAACCGGTTGGCCGCCTATTTAAAAGCGATGCCGACCGCGAACATTATCATAAAAGGATATACCGATGCATACGGCAGCTACGGGTATAATCTAAGCTTGTCGAACTTTCGTGCTAATATCGTAAAGAATTATCTGGCGGGCCATGGGGTCGATGCGCTGCGTATGACGACGCTCGGCCTTGGATCCCGGGACCCGATGGATACCAATGAAACCCCGGCCGGCAGAAACGCCAATCGACGGGTGGAAATAGAAGTTCAAACCCCCTAA
- a CDS encoding phosphomannomutase/phosphoglucomutase: MLTSEIFRQYDIRGIVGKDMDDAGVVAIGQGVGTYLKRLGHTRLTVGRDCRVSSDAYRNLLIEGLISTGCHIVDIGICTTPMSYFSIRHLKTEGSVMVTASHNPPEYNGFKICRGEDSVYGEMLQEIRKIIDAGRFETGAGRVEPYDILNDYIEYITGNIRLSAPLRIGVDAGNGTAGAVAVPIFKKLGCTVHDIYCDMDGTFPHHEADPTVAGNMKDLIALVKEKQLDAGIAFDGDGDRIGVVDKDGSLVYGDQLLILFAREILSRKPGATIISEVKCSQTMYNDIKDHGGNAVMYKTGHSMIKEKMKETGAELAGEMSGHIFFKDRYFGYDDAVYAACRLLEILADTKQSLTALLSNVPKTFNTPEIRVDCPDDQKFDVVRDVTARFRKDYDVIDIDGARVLMNDGWGLVRASNTQPALVLRFEARNEARLAEIRRTVEAALESIMGERR, translated from the coding sequence TTGTTAACTTCAGAGATTTTCAGGCAGTATGATATCCGGGGCATTGTCGGAAAGGATATGGATGACGCCGGTGTTGTCGCGATTGGCCAAGGCGTCGGCACGTATTTGAAACGCTTGGGCCACACGCGGTTAACCGTGGGACGCGATTGCCGCGTTTCCTCTGATGCTTATCGGAACCTGCTGATCGAAGGCCTGATTTCCACCGGATGCCATATCGTCGATATCGGCATCTGCACGACGCCCATGTCCTATTTTTCAATTCGGCATCTGAAAACGGAGGGAAGCGTGATGGTGACGGCCAGTCACAACCCGCCGGAGTATAACGGGTTTAAGATCTGCCGGGGAGAGGACTCGGTCTATGGGGAGATGCTTCAGGAAATACGAAAGATTATCGATGCCGGCCGGTTCGAAACGGGCGCAGGGCGTGTTGAACCCTATGATATTTTAAATGATTACATAGAGTATATCACCGGGAACATACGCCTCTCCGCTCCGCTTCGCATCGGCGTGGATGCGGGCAATGGTACGGCAGGCGCCGTGGCGGTGCCGATTTTTAAAAAGCTGGGCTGTACGGTCCATGACATCTATTGCGATATGGACGGCACCTTTCCCCATCATGAAGCGGACCCGACCGTTGCGGGCAATATGAAAGATCTGATTGCGCTGGTGAAAGAGAAGCAACTGGATGCGGGTATTGCCTTTGACGGGGACGGGGATCGCATCGGCGTGGTGGACAAGGACGGCAGCCTGGTTTACGGGGATCAATTGTTGATTCTTTTTGCCAGGGAAATTCTTTCCCGAAAACCGGGGGCGACCATTATTTCAGAGGTCAAATGCTCTCAGACCATGTATAATGATATTAAGGATCATGGGGGCAATGCCGTCATGTATAAAACCGGCCATTCCATGATTAAAGAGAAAATGAAGGAAACCGGGGCCGAACTTGCCGGAGAAATGAGCGGTCATATCTTTTTTAAGGATCGTTATTTCGGATATGACGATGCCGTCTATGCGGCCTGCCGATTGCTTGAAATTCTGGCCGACACCAAACAGAGCCTTACCGCGCTTCTTTCGAATGTGCCGAAGACGTTCAACACCCCGGAGATTCGGGTGGATTGCCCGGATGACCAAAAATTTGACGTGGTCAGGGATGTAACAGCGCGCTTCAGGAAAGACTATGATGTCATTGACATCGACGGCGCGCGCGTGTTGATGAACGATGGCTGGGGCCTTGTTCGGGCGTCAAACACGCAGCCGGCCCTAGTGCTTAGATTTGAGGCCCGGAACGAAGCCCGTCTGGCGGAGATTCGCAGGACCGTGGAGGCTGCCTTAGAGAGCATTATGGGCGAAAGGCGATAG